The DNA region gggtgggtttcataaatgtgtatattttaatgcaaggaacattgtaagaaaagtggatgaacttagagcctggattgacacctggaagtatgatgttgtggcgatcagtgaaatatGGTTgctggagggctgtgattggaaactaaatattccaggatttcgttgcttgaGGTGTGAtataattggaggggcaagaggtggaggtgtttcattgcttatcagggaagatattacagcagtgctttggcaggatagattagagggctcgtctacggaggctatttgggtggaactgagaaatgggaaaggggtagcaacacttatagcagtgtattatagaccgccaaatggggagcgagaattcgaagagcaaatatgtaaggatattgcagatattagtagtaagcacaaggtagtgattgtgggatatttcaattttccacacatagactgggaaacacattctgtaattggctggatgggttggagtttgtaaaatgtgtgcaggatagttgtttgtaacaatacatagaagtacctactagagaaggggcggtactggacctcctgttaggaaatgagatgggtcaggtggcagaggtattcgttgaggaacagttcgggtccagtgatcacaataccattagtttcaatataattatggagagggacaaaactggacctagggctgagatttttgattggagaaaggctaactttgaggagatgcgaaaggatttaaaaggagtaaattgggacagtttgttttatgggaaagatgtggacttcagaattaagggacagacgtgtaggggtaatatgagagggggcttctttacgcagagagtggtagcggtgtggaatgagctcccagtggaagtggtggaggcaggttcattggtataatttaaaataaattggataggcatatggatgagaagggaatggagtgttatggtatgagtgcaggcaggtgggactaagggaaacaatttgttcggcacggacttgtagggccgagatggcttgtttccgtgctgttattgttatatggttatatggttatatgtggaagataaatggagtacatttaaaggtgaaattttaagagtacagaatctttatctccctgttcggttgaaaagaAATCGTAACAATTGTAAAGAGCCattgttttcaagggaaattggacacttggttccgaaaaagagggagatctacaataattataggcagcatggagtaaatgaggtgcttgaggagtataaagaatgtaaaaagaatcttaagaaagaaattagaaaagctaaaaaaagatatgaggttgctttggcaagtaaggtaaaagtaaatccgaagggtttctaccgctatattaatagcaaatggataacgagggatacaattggtccaatagagagtcagagtggacaactatctgcagagccaaaagagatgggggaaatattgaacagtttcttttcttcggtattcaccaaggagaaggatattgaattatgtgaggtaagggaaacaagtagagtagctatggaaactatgcggatcaaagaagaggaagtactgacacttttgagaaatataaaagtggataagtctccaggtccggacaggatattccctaggacattgagggaagttagtgtagaaatagcaggggctatggcagaaatatttcaaatgtcattagaaaggggaatagtgccggaggattggcgcatgttgttccattgtttaaaacggggtctaagagtaaacctagcaattatagacctgttagtttgacgtcagtggtgggaaaattaatggaaagaatacttagagataatatatataagcatctggatcaacagggtctgattaggagcagtcaacatggatttgtgcctggaagatcatgtttaactaatcttcttgaattttttgaagatgttactcgggaaattgatgagggtaaagcagtggatgttgtgtatatggacttcattaaggcctttgacaaggttcctcatggaaggttggttaagaaggttcaatggttgggtattaatggtggagtagcaagattgattcaacagtggctgaatgggagatgccagagagtaatggtggatggttgtttgtcaggttggaggccagtgacgagtggggtgccacacggATCTGTGTtgcgtccactgttgtttgtcatgtacatcaatgatctggatgatggtgtggtaaattggattagtaagtatgcagatgatactaagataggtgaggttgcgggtaatgaagtagagtttcaaagtctacagagagatttatgccagttggaagagtggactgaaagatggcagatggagtttaatgctgataagtgtgaggtgctacatcttggcaggacaaatcaaaataggacgtacatggtaaatggtagggaattgaagaatgtaggtgaacagagggatctgggaataactgtgcacagttccctgaaaggggaatatcatgtagatagggtggtaaagaaagcttttggtgtactgccctttataaatcagagcattgagtatagaagttgggatgtaatgttaaaattgtacaaggcattggtgaggccaattctggagtatggtgtacaattttggttgcctaattataggaaggatgtcaacaaaatagagatagtacagaggatatttactagaatgttgcctgggtttcagcaactaagttacagagaaaggttggacaaggtagggctttattctttggagcgcagaagattaagggggggcttgatagaggtttttaaaatgatgagagggatagacagagttgacgtggaaaaacttttcccactgagagtagggaagattcaaacaaggggacatgacatgagaattaagggactgaagtttaagggtaacatgagggggaacgtctttactcagagagtggtagctgtgtggaatgagcttccagtgaaggtggtggaggcaggttcgttttttatcatttaaaaaaaattggatagttatatggatgggaagggaatggagggttatggtctgagcgcaggtatatgggactaggggagattatgtgttcggcaccgactagaatggtcgagatgacctgtttccgtgctgtaattgttatatggttatatggttatatgaagtcCACTGTTAAAAAGACAACTTAAGGAGTCCACTGTTGTCTgttatgtacatcaatgacctggatgatggtctggtaaattggattagtgagTATGCAGAtggtactaagataggtggggttgtggatattgAAGTAAATTTTCaaaatctacagagagatttatgccagttggaagagtaggttgaaagatggcagatggagtttaatgctgataagtgtgaggtgctacattttggcaggacaaatcaaaataggacgtacatggtaaatggtagggaattgaagaatgcaggtgaacagaggtatctgggaataactgtgcatagttccctgaaagtataatctcatgtagatagggtggtaaagaaagcttttggtgtgctggcctttataaatcagagcattgagtatagaagttgggatgtaatgttaaaattgtacaaggcattggtgaggccaattctggagtagtgtgtacaactttggtcgcctaattataggaagaatgtcaacaaaatagagagagtacagaggagatttactagaacgttgcctgggtttcagcagctaagttacagagagaggtcgAACAAGttcgggctttattctttggagcgcagtaggttaaggagggacttgatagaggtctttaaaatgatgcgagggatatactgagttgacgtggataagcttttcccactgagagtagggcagtgtcaaacaaggggacatgatttgagaattaagggactgaagtttaggggcaacatgaggggaaacttctttactcagagagtggtggttgagtggaatgagcttccactgtaggtggtggaggcaggttcgttattatcatttaaaaataaattggatagttatatggacgggaaaggaatggagggttatgctctgagcgcaggtatatgggactaggggagaatacgtgttcggcacggactagaagggtcgagaaggcctgtttcagtgctgtaattgttttatggttatatggagatatGGACTACTGTACCCTGCAAGGCTGAGAGTCACCTATAAGCAGAAGGATCAGATTTTATATGATCACACGGACGCATTGTCGTACGCCCGGAAGATCGCCCAGGGGACAGCGGGCCCGAGTGATGATTGAATAACGTTcatattattatttcattttacggAGAATACATGGAATCTCTAAACATTTTATTCAAGGACTAATGAAAGCTGACAACGACAGCATAACAAACCTTCTTGCTATGGACATATTATTGTAATACTCTAGTACTAATTTGTACTAACAAATACTAACTATTAAGATTAATTATTGGTATTATTAGAATAATTAGTTAAACATACGAACTGTAAACAAGGTATAATCTTGGTATATTATTAATAAAAATTTGCTATGTTTATTCTTTCTTATATATCAGACTAACATTTGATTAATAATTAGCCAAGAGATTAATAGTCTCTCAATAAATGATTACTAATCATTTGGACCAAAATAGTTTTAATATTAATCCCATAAATTACTGAATTGTTTTATTATAGCGTGGAGCTAGTAGTAATACTTGTTTTTAAGGCTGCGGAAGACCTTACTTGGCCAGCCACGCTAGTGTGGCTAACACCAACGACACTATTTCTGGATgtagtttcttttttttcttgCACACTAATAACTCGTTATATCTTTactttttttaatcttatttaATTACCATCTTAAATTTCATATTAATTATACGTGTTATTTGGGGAGAGAGGTCCAAGAGGAAGATTTATTAAATTTGGAATTAATCTGCCCTGTGTCCGAGTGGAATGTCTGGCTGGCTGTGCTGAGCTATCTGCTCTTTTATAGACCACCATAAGATGCAAGACGTTAATAGAACATCTGGGGGTCATGGAATTACGTTCTGTCGCTGGAATGTTAAGGTTTAATGAACCAATCAAGAGAGATAAAATAATAGCACATTTCAAATCGCTCAACGCAAATATAACAATTCTTCAAGAAACTAATCTTAAAAATGAAGCACAACATATATTGAAAGCAAAACGGATTGCTGAAACATATCACTCTTCATTCTCCCATAAGGCCAGGAGGGTCGCAATTTTAATCCGTAAAAATATACCTTTTAACCACATATCAACTATTGGGGACAATAATGGCAGACATATTATGCTAGTGGGGGAATTATATCTAATAAAAGTGATTCTTCTCAATGTctatggaccaaattttgataaccctTTATTTTTTTAGAACATATTTAATGCGCTTCCAGAACTCACACAGCATAATTTGATAATTGGTGGAGATTTAAATTGTACTCTAGACACTTACCTAGACCGATCATCAAtacaaagaaaagcaaaatccaAGACAAGCGAATTATTAAACTCATACATCAATACTACTAATATTAAAGATGTTTGGATAATTTAAAACCCATCTGGAATGGATTATTCATTCTACGCTCCGGTACATAAAACGTATTCATagatagattactttttagtagACTCTAACCTTATCCCATTTATTTATAATTCGAAATATCGTAACATTATAATTTCGGAACATGCTCCTTTAACATTTATGGTCAAACTAAGTGGAATGACTGGGAAGCAGACACAATGGAGACTTAACCCTCAAATGTTAAATGATAAAGCATGTTATAAATACCTTACTACATAGATAAGTATGTTTTTCGAGACTAATGACTGCCGTGAAACACCTGCCTCTATTCTATGGGAAACAGTTAAAGCATTTATACGAGGTGCGTTAATCTCTGCGCAAGCTTTTCGTAACCATGCCAAACAACAGACATTGGAAAGGGAGATAAGGCAATTAGAGATGCAAAATGCAATTACGCTCTCCACGACAATTACGCTCTCCACTACATGGTAAATCGTAGGGAATTGaaaaatgcaggtgaacagagggatgtgggaatcactgtgcacagttccctgaaagtggaatctcatgtaaatagggtggtaaagaaagcttttggtgtgctggcctttataaatcaaagcattgagtatagaagttgggatgtaatgttacatcCACCTACAGACACTATAAACTCAAGCCTTCACGTAACAGAAACTACCAGAAACTTTAAATGAAGCAACAATAatactcataccaaaaacggatATGGACCCGAAAGACCCAAGGTCATATAGAGCAATCGCACTTTTAAACACCGACCAAAAAATATTGACCAACATTTTAGCCCATAGATAGATTTTCGGTGATGGAATAATTTCAACTGGGTGAGAAGTTCTGCACATGGGTTAAGTTATTCTATACCAACCCAACAACTAGAATAACGACAAGTCAAATGTTATCATCAAAATTCGATTTACCTAAAGGTTGCAGgtaaggatgcccgttatctccgtTATTTTTCGCCCTTGCTATTGAACCACTTGCAGAAAGTGTTCGAGCACATCCAGAAATATATGGGTCTAATACTAAAAACACATACAATCtatttatatgcagatgatgtatttctATATATTACAAACCCAGAAATCAGCATTCCAAACTTGTTAtatctaataactcaatttggtttaTTTTTGGAATGTATCATTAATAGGAATAAAATTGAGATTATGCCAATAACGGAACCAGAGTTATGCATATTGCAACAATCACATTTCAgaatagtaaatgaaaaatttaaatacctaAGAATTTATGTGACCAAGAAATATACttatttatttaaatcaaatGTTATGCCTTTACTTAATAAACTccataagaatattcaatactggaaaacactattCATCTCAATGCTTGGAAGAATTAACGctgtaaaaatgattttccttccgCAGTTGCTATACCTTTTTCAGTCAATTCCTATATACATCCCAACAGTTTTTTGTTGACTCCATAATGACAAGTTTCATTTGGAATTATaattaatatctcacatttataatatattattagacaGTGTGAATCCGCCGACGGAAttatacagacaagcatgggaaaaggaATTAGTTCAACCTATAACGAAAGAAATTTGGAACGAAAGCCGACAACATATACACCAATGTTCGTTAAATACCAGACAttctttaattcaatttaaagtaCTATATACACTGCATTTTTCTAAAacaaatttaaccatataacaattacagcacggaaacaggccatctcggctctacaagtccgtgccgaacatttttttccccttagtcccacctgcctgcactcataccatgaccctccattcccttctcatacatatgcctatccaatttatttttaaatgatacgatTTTGAGCAAAGGTGTTGTGTTACGAGTGTACAAGATTTTTTGATGAGTTCACATATAGAATACAGTTTTCTCCAGCACAGATGAAAAGATGTCAGTAAGCTGcaaagagagcagagaagattaacaaggATGACACCAGGATACAAGGACACGAGTTCCAGGGACCGGTTGGGCGGGTAGGCTACCCCTTGGAGCGCAAGGCAATGAAGGTTGATCTTATGAAGGAGTAGAAAATCAAGAAGGAAACATATCGGGTGAATGCACACCGTTTAGTTTGACCCAGAGTGGAGAAAtcaaaaccagaggacattggtttatggTAAGTGTGGCAGGATTTGAGAGGAAGCTGAGGGACAAGTCTGACATTGAAAGGGTGATGGatacatggaaccagctgccggtggcggtagttcaggcaggtagaATAACGTCATGTAAACGACATTGGGACAGGcacatgggtgggggagggtttgaGGAATTTGCAGCAAAACCGGGCAGATGAAGCGAGTACCCATGGGTAACTTAgaccaaagggactgttcccGCGCTGTTTGGCTTCATGACCCTAACTTAAAGTTAATAccgttgggttataagctacccataTGGAAGTATGaggtttttcctgcagttactcgCGGCTTCACTGTGGCAAACGATGGGACTAAGGCCACACAGGTCGAgatgggaatgtgaaggggaatcttcttctttcgtgtgtcgTGCACAGCCTATAGTTGTAGGCCAATTTGTTCTAATTCATCAtgagtttgtgcacgtcgggttgattttTCACagagcgagtggtgaatctctggaattctcggccacagaaggtagttgaggccagttcattgactatatttaagagagcacttgtggctaaagggatcagggggtatggagggaaggcaggtacatgatactgagttggctgattatccatgatcatattgaatggcggtgcaggctcgaagggccgaatggcctactcctgcacatatgttctatgtttctatgttttttttttatgattgcattagtcgaaactacGTGAGTAGACTACGTGATGGTTGCAAACTTGCACCCGGTGAAAGAGAGTTAATATGGTTGGCAAGCGGAGATCCAGCAAGCTATGTCGGACAGAGAACTTTGTAGCAAAGGTGTACATGAATACATCTCATGAACAATGCCGTTAAAAATATTTACTTCTAAATAGGTAAAATTATTCTGATTTGCATACGATCCACAACACATAAATCCATCAATATTTTTATTGAAATAATGTAGCTGATTTTAGGATCATGACACGACCGGTCTGCAGTGGGCGCTCGGTCCTTTACACATACAGGGAACCCGGTCCAGAAATAGTCAGAATGGTCTCATTCATTCACTTTACTCCCTTCTAAGGCAATCAGCTCGCATCGTTTCAGTCCGGGGACAGTTGTTCGAAACATTCAACATGACTACCTTATTGCAACATTCCCAGGCCAGGAGTGTATCTAATTCAGCTCGTAATTGGCGCTGCAGCTATGGTTACCCCGTTAACCGCGTCGTTAACAATTACACAATACAtataatccaatttattttctaaCAATCTTAAGACACGCTGTGAATGGACACCTGATTGCATTCTTCAGTTCGTCTCTGACCTTAGACTGGGTCACCACATAAATACACGAGTTCGTGCACGAACTCAGAATTTTAAGCATGTTCCCGGCTGCATTTGCCATTGATAAGGGATGAGCCCAGTTTGGGACATAGTGTATGTTGGCAATATGCGTATAAATAAAGGTAATCACGTCCGTCAGCCACAGGAGAATGAAACTGCCGGACACACAGAAGAGTAAAATGATCGATTTCTTTCGACTCTCCATTTCCGGGTCCTCCTGTTTTTCGCCACTGGCGTGAGCGCGGAGCTTCCTGCGGGCTCGGTTCGCCACCATGATCGATTTGACCGTCAGGATATTAAGCGACACAATAATGAAAAACGGAAGCAGAGGGGTTAAAATGTTGTGAATCCAAGCGAAAGCAAGCCATCCAGGGTGGGAAAAATATTCCGGCTTTTCCATGCATCCAACGGGCTGGTATATTTCATAAGAATAAAATGCAAAGTAGTAGGGGATGTTCCGTATTAAACTCACAACATACACTGTTGCTATCGCCACCCTGGCGATTCTTACCGTGCAGTACCGGGTCTTGAAGTcctggcaacaaatggccacaaaGCGATCAAATGTAAAAGCGACAGTTAACCAGACTGAGCAGTCCAGGGACACATAAGCCACCACGTATTGTAGGGTGCATGCAATAGTGTGTGTGTACCGAAAAATCGCAGCGTAAAGGTAAAATATCGCCACGTTGCAGAAGACGGCCAATAGATCTGCTGCCGCCATCGCCACCATATAGTGGGTGATGCATCGAGACAGCCCGCACTTTCCTCGTCCAATAACGATAATCGCCACTAAATTACCTGTGAGGACATGAACAGATGCAGCTTTTGAATCTGGTCATCATGTACAAGGTGCTCTCAATGATGCTGATCATGGTACAGCCCCGACCCCCACTGCTGTCCTGCGGTATGGCAGCCACCCGAGAAAAATGTCCATTCACCTTGAGATCCAGAATAGATCACGTCCGTCGGGTCAATTACAATTAAACAACAAGTAGGTGCTATAATACGAGGCGAAGGGCTCAACATAGAAAACCAAGCCCACCGCTAAACTATTATCTAAACTGATGATACCAACTTATGCTAAGGACCATATGCAACAATCAGATTCCTGCGTGTTAACAAGCGCATAAGAAACATTGGTGGTGTAGATGCAAGCATATCAATGAATTTATCAGGTGGCACCTCCCGTCACTGGTGTTTCGTCAAGGTAGGCCCACGACACATCGGGAACGCTCGACAAGTGGTTATATGAGCAGGTAACCCCCTCATATCTGCTCTCACAAGCCATGCAACAAACATCTACTAAACAGAGGAAGCTGCTGATTAATTTACTATAACAAATGCGAAAACACTCACATACAATCTTTCACCTATCTCATAACGACACAACTATCAACATGGCATAAACTGGGATACACTTACACTGAATACATTTTCAAATAAATATATTGTGAATGTGGAGTTGTGGAAAGTGTGCAATTGGCATGTGTATCGAATGATCAAATTCTTACATGCAGTCGCAAACTGGCTTGAACTTTATACAACACATCACATTGGGAGCCGCGCAGGTACCGCCAACTGCGCCTCTTTCTGAAACATTCCGAGTgtttcatctccccctcccatcggcGACCCCCTGCAGTTCACCGTTCGCATCAAGCGCAGACAACCCGCAACGCTTACTCAAACTGACATCTCCTAACCGGTATCTAATAACACAGTACACAATATGCAACTTCTGGAAGTAAACTTAGCGACCTGCTGTGGAGTATTTGTGCGGCAGAAAATATAGATTGATAAACCCCGGTCAAATCTTAACTCTCCTGTCCGGAAGGAACATTTGCAAAATACAACCCTTCAACGCTGTTAAATGGCAAGTAGATGCAACAACTTACTGAGCAGTCCGATTACTGTAATGCTGTAATTAAAGTAATATTTGACATTTAAAAGTGTACGTATCCGCTGCCAGTCACTAACCGCCATCGCTGATGACGGATGGACATAAATATGTCGCCTTTACCGACAAGGGTCCCAGGTAGATCGTCAGTGCCAATAGCTCATGGTCCCCGCTCGCGTTTATTTATACCTCACGAAATTCTGATGTTGTCAATTACATTTCTCCCAGCTGCACATTAATTCTGCTACTTTAAACCAGTTGTGAAATTCTGTTTATCTGGTATTTCTGAAATGCCTCATGAGATTGCCCTGAGTTTGTTTTTTACATCTGTCAACACCTGCTCAGCCTGTTCTGTATCTAAGTTTTAAGTTTTCAACAGGGAAACACACAAGGGAAGGATGCAAGGACGCCAACAACGATCTTAGAGTCATCGAGCGAGTAAGCAGACCCTTCCGCCCAACGCTCAAGCTGACCAATATGCCCATCATTGCTGGTCCCATTTCAAAGGTTTCACTCGTTGTTTATTGTCCgtctaccaattaaggtacagtgatatccgTATTAACATACAGCCATTACAATAAAaacacaacaagacacacaactacataaaagttaacataaacatccaccacagcggactccccatattcctcactgtgatggaaggcaatatagtTCAAACTTCTTGACTCTTTATTATTccgcggttggggcagtcgaacccaCCCGTCCGGGCCATCGAAGCTCCACATAAACAAGCTAAatgacactaaaacatacatttaacacaaactgttAAAACAACGAAGAAAGAAACATatcaacatagaaaatgggtgcaggagtgggccattcggcccttcgagcctgcaccgtcattcaatatgatcatggctgatcatccaactaagtatcctgtacctgctttctcgccatacccttttatccccttagccgcaagggccacttctaactccttcttaaatatagccaatgaactggcctcaactacattctgtggcagataattccagagattcaccactcaccgcGTAAACatgttttgctcatctcagtcctaaaatatttcccctttatcttcataccccttgttctggacttccccaacatcgggaacaaacttcctgcatctagcctgttcaaccctttAAAAATGTTGTGAGTTTCTagaagataccccctcaatcttctaaattctagcgagtacaacccgggtctatccagtctttcttcatatgaaagtcctcacatcccaggaatcagtctgctgaaccttccctgtactccatctgtggcaagaatgtccttcctctgattgggagaccaaaattgtacgcaatactccaggtgtggtctcaccaagaccatatacaactgcagtagaacctccctgctcctatactcaaatcatataaccatataaccatataacaaatacagcacggaaacatgccatctcgacccttctagtccgtgccgaacacataatctcccctagtcccacatacctgcgctcagaccataaccctccatccccttcccatccatataaccatccaatttatttttaaatgataaaaacgaacctgcctccaccaccttcactggaagctcattccacacagctaccactctctgagtaaagaagttccccctcatgttacccctaaacttcagtcccttaattctcttgtcatgtccccttgtttgaatcttccctactctcagtgg from Leucoraja erinacea ecotype New England unplaced genomic scaffold, Leri_hhj_1 Leri_86S, whole genome shotgun sequence includes:
- the LOC129694953 gene encoding probable G-protein coupled receptor 139; translated protein: MAVSDWQRIRTLLNVKYYFNYSITVIGLLSNLVAIIVIGRGKCGLSRCITHYMVAMAAADLLAVFCNVAIFYLYAAIFRYTHTIACTLQYVVAYVSLDCSVWLTVAFTFDRFVAICCQDFKTRYCTVRIARVAIATVYVVSLIRNIPYYFAFYSYEIYQPVGCMEKPEYFSHPGWLAFAWIHNILTPLLPFFIIVSLNILTVKSIMVANRARRKLRAHASGEKQEDPEMESRKKSIILLFCVSGSFILLWLTDVITFIYTHIANIHYVPNWAHPLSMANAAGNMLKILSSCTNSCIYVVTQSKLTDIFSSVLEKTVFYM